The Kwoniella shivajii chromosome 5, complete sequence genomic interval ATAGCTCTAGGATTGCATTTCTGATAACCTGTCCACGGAATTATAGTACTATCTTTCCCAAAAACAGTAGTATATCTAGGTGTATTTATATTTATACCTCTGACTGTATACTTAACCCTATACCAAGGCAATTCGTTCAATAGATAATCCATTAATGGTTTCGTAGATAATGCAGGATCTATAAATCCTTTATAATACAACAAATCTAATTCGGTAGTTGGATTGTGTATTATCTGCGGATGGACATTGAAGTTTATTGGTTTTAGATTGGATGGTATTTGTGATAGTGTGAAAGGGTGATTGAAAGTTGGATTTGGAGGtagatgatatggatgatttggtatgGTAGAAGGCCAATTTATTGATAGATCTTCGTCTGTCGATTTGTATTCTACAGCTTTGgatttacctttattgaGTATGATACCGGGGGATGGACGCTGGTTTTGGACATCGTCtttattttcatcttgatcttcgtcttcgacCAGTGTGATAGGTTTGTCCTCGCTCTTCCCATCTCCTTGCTCAATTCGGTTTTGACGAGTGGACTTGACAGTACGAGGTGAAGTCGGGGTTATTTTGGATTTCGGTTGGAGAAAACCAGCTAGACTGGCTTGCCTCTTagctggtttaggtgaaagaGTTGAGGTTGACGATTCGATAGACCGCTTCATTGCGTTAGATTATATTGGACCGTATCTAGATATCTTGTGATTTTTGGTCAAGTTTGGCTTATTTCATTCATGTCAACAAAACTAAATATCTCACTTGTAATGTTCATGCTCTTCATTCGATCGTCCATCCCAAATTCATCACCGATCAATCAGTTCATAGTGACTAACCGGGATGTAAATCAGATTATTACGTAAATCGCTCCTCTACCGCTTGTTCTACACGTGGTCTCGAACGAATTCTCAGATTTTTTGTTTTACCTGTTTGTGATACATCTTGTGTATATGACGTTTATAATATCATATTATCGTTCAGGCTCACTACAGTAACGTGAAAAAGTGGCTGCAATCAAGCATAGGAATCGTACGAACATGCCTAAGAATACAACTGAACATAAATTGGAAGCTGTATCTGCAGCGACTGcatcagcttccacttcgacTTCGGCCACAAATAaaacgaagaggaagaacgtACCGAgagatgatgaggatgatagtGGATCGGATTCAGGTAGCGATGTTGTAAGTATCTGCTCTTGCTCAACCATGCTTCAGAGTCGTTTTTCTCTCACTTTTGAGAAGGACGGAAAACACTCCTCTATCATGGGCAAACTACcaatgagctgatatcgtgGATGCTTATAGAGCATGATcaatgttgattttgatttctacAATTTCAACCCTGATGTCGATCAGTAAGTCCCGTTCTACACCTCAATCCTTTGATCCTCTTGTGGACCTTCTGTCTTCTCCATTGCACACTACACTTGGCTTAGCATGTACTGACCAGGTCGCAATACCCACTGTAGAATCGCAATAAAACGACTTGTCAGACAAACGCTCTCGCACGATGATGAGCTCATAGATGTTCATCCACTGGCAGATTTGATCTTGGCAGAAGGTATCAGGTTAGGTGCTGGAAGTAGTATCAAGACTGATGGAGAAGACAGTGATCCATGGGGTTTAGTCGCGGTTATTGATATCAAGCAGAACAGGGTGAGTGAGATTGATTAGGAACCACCCAAGCCTTACCACATGTGTCTATACGAATCATAAGCTTACTGTTCCCGTTTGATGGCACATAGGATCACCCAGCATTCGCTCCATTCCTGAATTACCTATTATCAACCCTCCCTTCCATATCTCCGCTACGATTATTACTTGACCCAAGTTCATCTCCCGCTCACGCATCTAAACCTGCCCTCATATTCTCACTGCGGATGTTAAATCTCCCTTTGCCATTGATACCACACCTATACAGGATGTTGTTGAGTGAATTGAAGGATGGCGGAGCAGACTTTACAGATTATATCATTTGGGGAAGAGGATACAGATTggagggtgaagaagaaagcatgGGCTTGGATATTATTGACaccaagtgagttgacaaCCTTGTCATACCGTCTGATGGAATGAGAGTAACGTAACCCGCTACATCTCAATCCGAACAACTCGAGATCGGCAACTGGGATTATTCGGCTGATGAGGGACAAATTTCCTAGTtcgaagaaaaagaagaaaggtggtgtTAATTCGCAATTAGCTTTGACAGCTGGAACTTTCCCTTATCATCCCGAAGAGGAGTTCAttgacaaagtgagtattccAAATGAAATGCAACTTTCACTCCATTCTCGCTAACGTCTTCCCGTTTGAAATAGGTCGCAACTCACGTCCACACGTATCCTTTCAAGACTGCTCCTAAAAGGGATGAAGACGCTTTCGGCGTAGAACAATTCGGTCGATTGGTTCTTGTTTCAGATGACAAGCTGGCAAAAGCAGTAGAAGCTATGCAAGCTGCTTGTCAATAGATAAGGCAGAATAAGTCAATGTCGTATGGTCTGAGTGTTTCTTGAGTACATCAGAGATGTCGACTATAACTTGCGAGTAACATAATGGGCATACTGTAGTCCAACTCCACGAGAGATGATATGCATTGTATACGACACTGTTGCGTTGATGATACAAACTCAACAGACATTCACTGTAAACAAGCCATCTCTTATGCACTACCATTTTTAGCTTTCTCCtcgaatttcttcttcatctcaaaGTAATTCGTATGCAATCCACATTCGGTTTTTGATTTACCTTGCCATCTACCACTTCTTTCACCTGCATCGGCTGCGTTTGGATCTGGTGGAGCTGTAGAATGGACATCGCCAATAGATTTATATCCCTGATCGAGTAATGGGTTGTATGGCACGTTTCTACATAGTATACCTTGGTCAGCTACCAAGACGTTTTACGCAGAGATAGAGGAGGAAACCATCATGTATTCCCACGAATCAACTTACTCGTCGTCAATATACTTTTTCACATCCTTATAAGACCAAGTGATCAATggattgactttgatcaGGCCTCTTTCATCAACTTCTAGGACAGTTAAAtttgatctatcatcaccttgacttcttctccttcccgTTATAACAGCTTTCACATTTAATTCTTTATACGCTCTTGCGGCAGGCTCAACTTTAACTAAATAATCATAACTCGcttcatctttttcccaAAGTTTGTCTCCATATTCTTTGGCGAAGTCTTCGGGATTCGTAGCGTTCAATGGTTTATACGTGTGCAATTCTGCTAAGTAGTTTTCGGAAGCTGTTCGGGATAATTCAACTGTTTCGGTGAAGTGATGAAGTGTATCTATGAATATCTAAATGCAGTGGAGAGTCATGACTGTCAGTATAATTATCTCATCCGTCTTCTTCAAAGCTCGAGTGAGgataaaaagaaaagatcCTGGATTTGAGGCTGCCGGACAGCTCACTAATGGGACTAGATGaatttcttccctttcctgAGATATCTTCGATATCATATCCAAAGCAGCTGTACCGGTTCTATATCCAAAAcggaaaaaaaaaaaaacacgACAAAATGATATGATCTCAATCAGTAAAAGGTCATTCATTCTCTCGGATCGAAATCGTATCAGAAGAGTGATAACTCACAATCCAAATGCTGTAGTTTGGTATAATCCATCTAAATTATCGATAGCCCATCGTAGTATATCTTGaggtgatttaccttcaaGTTCTTTATTGAATTGAGCAATTTGCTCAGTTGTATATTGAGGTGTGAGCACTTCGTTTCCTGACATTGTCGCTAGGGTCGTCTTGATCTTTGGTACTATGCTTTGGTATTGTGTCGGCGTGAGTTCTATGGCAGTGACGATTGAAGATATGTCTTGAGACGCTGAACGTTGATTGTCAATTGGGATTTAGACGGGGACGGTGAGGTTTCTGTGACTTTTCAGGTTATTTCGGCTAAGGAAATTGCGGCTAAGGAAATATGGTTGGATGTCAGTTGTCTGATAGGCCAATGACTAAGAACGATTTGACTGACCAGTTTGACGTCTGTCAGAATAGCTTGTAAATGAGAAATCGACGATGTCTAATGAAGTGtcaagattatcaatcaagctAGCAACTGATTATGCTATTTCGAGATCACCACACGTGATTCCCACGTGAGTTCAACATGCTGTTTACGTaatatcttcttcccctATGCGCGTGGAGGTTTGATATTCCTCCACgttcgaagatgaaagacgaACAACGGAAAGTTCAGTAAATTACAACCTATTACATTTGAATACAATAGCGAGTCGTGAAGAGAGACACTGACAAGTCTTCAAAACGATATACCAtacattgatcatcatcactgcCACGGCTCGATAGACTGGACTAACAAACTCTTCCTCGCGAAAATAGCTGTCGATTAAAACGAGCTCGAGCACTGAGCACTATCAACCATCCCATCATGCGACCATCGCACTTGCTTTCTCTACTGCTACTGCTCCTGGCACCCGCAATACAAGCTGCGGTATTGGCAATAGATTATGGAGCGGAGTTTACCAAATTGTCATTGATCAAGCCTGGTGTACCATTCGATGTGGTGCTGGATAAAGATAGtaagagaaagatatcaagtGTGGTAGGATGGAAGAGGGATGATAGGGTGTTCGGAGCAGAAGCCAAGATGGCTGTGAGTGACCAATGCTTACTTATAGATATGAACCGGGGAAAGAAGACTAACGAAGCTGCTATGACATTTCTGTTCATCGGTGATAGGCGACTCGTTTTCCCGACACACATTTCCCATACGTCAAGCCCTTACTCGGTTCGACATCACAACTTCCATTATCACTTCAccctaatccaccttcacttACCGATGATGGGGTGTTGATATTccctcatccatcattccCAGTACATTTGTCGCCCTCGCCCCCTTCCACAGATGAAGTATGGACACCAACCGCATTACTAGCTCATCAAATATCGTATTACAGGCACTTGGCCGAAACGCTTTTACCCGCTGGAGTCACACCCGAACCTATAAATCAAGTGATCGTGACAGTTCCATCATGGTGGGATCATTATCAACGTAAAGCATACAAAGATTCATTGGAATTACAAGGTTTAACTTGTTTAGCTATGATAGGTGAAGGTACAGGCGTAGCTTTAAACTATGCAATGACAAGAAATTTCCCTGACTATAACTTGGAAACTGGTcaaggatcaaaagaatATAATGTCATCTACGATTCGGGCGCTTTATCAACTACTGCAACCGTTTTAGCTTTTTACCAAACAAGTTATCTACCTACACCGAAGAGCAAAACTCCAATCAATACCACGCACATAGAAGTTTTAGGTGTAGGCTGGGAAAACGTTGGTGGTGTTTTACTTGACGTTGCCATACAAGATATCTTGACAAAGGATTTCATAACTAAATCAGGTCAAAAAGATGTCATAAAAGATAAACGAGCAATAGCTAAATTAGCTCGAGAAGCAAGTAGGGCTAAACATATTCTAAGTGCAAATCAAGAAGCCAATGTAGCGGTGAGTTATGTTGTACAAGCTTAATCATGACACAAAAGAACCTTTAATTGACAGAATTCACATCGCATAGATCGAGTCATTATATAATGACATCGACTATCGATCTAAAGTCTCCAGAGCTGGACTTGAATCAGCTGTTGAAGGttccatcccatctttctctcatcCAATAACAGCTGCCCTGGCCTCAGCCAACTTGTCATTGAAGGAAATCAACTCTGTCATCTTATTTGGTGGAAATACACGAGTACCTCTAGTTCAATCCGCATTGAAATCAGCTCTCGGCGGACGGGATGATATAATCGCTCAAAACGTTAACACAGACGAAGCTGCTGTACTCGGAGCGGCTTATTATGGTGCTGCGTTAAGTAGAACTTTCAAGATGAAAAACATCAACTTGACAGAAACAAGCGTATATGATATCATCATGGGCGAAGAAGTTATTTTCCCTTCAGGAAGTAAATtaggtgaaaagaaaattATCACCTTACCCAtaaatgagaaagatgaaataaCCATTGATTTCGCTCAATCAACACATACCTCTCAAACTCAATCCAAGACTATATCGGAAAAAGACGCTAAAACAAAGCCCATCTTGTCACTTTCTGTCGTTGATATACAGTCTACTCTGAAGAACTTCACCTCACCATCACCTGTAGTTCAAGTAACTTTGAAATTAGATCAAAGAGGATATCTTGCTGTCGCGAATGCGGTTTTGACATTCAATTCTTCTATCGAAGATACCAAAGAAGGTAGCGGAGTAGCCGGTGCTTTGAAAGGTCTTTTCAGTTCGAAGAAGGAtaaagaagacgaagaaatcgaagacaGCTCAACAGAGGACTCTGTCGCAAAGGAAGATAAAAAGGAAAGTAAGAAACAAAAGGTAGCACTGAGATTCAGAGAAAAACATACTGGTATTAGACCGATGACGGgcgaagaaaagaggacCACACAAGCTAGGTGAGTAAACGACGGATGTTTTTCCGGTACCCATCTATCTGAGTGTATCAAACTGATATGTATACCAAACCCATTTATGTAGACTCTCGTCAATAGCGAAGTTCGAATCAGCTAAATTCgcaagagaagaagccagAAATTTGCTTGAAGGTTACTTATATCGATTGTCAGGTTTATTATCTCCTGATTCCGAAAGCAAAGCTTTACATGAGTATGCCACCAAAGAAGAACGGTCCAAGTTGCAGAAATCAGTTGACAGCGCGATGGAGTGGTTAGGCGATCAcgctgaagaagctgatgagaaGACACTCAGGGCGAAGAGAGCTGATATAGAGTGAGCTATGTTAACTCATTTGGAGAGAACTTCAACACGCTGACTTCCCGTTCATCTGCGAAGAGCAATTGAAACACCTATAATCACTCGATTCACCGAGTTTGTTCATCGACCAAAAGCTATCGAAGCGTTCCAGCAAGCGATGTTTGCTTCAAGAACATTCCTCGTCGAAGCTAGAAAAAATAACACCATAGCATTAGAAGCTGTCTCCAATTCAACACCTGAAAATCCAGCTATACCCCCTAAATTCACCGAAGAGGAGTTGAAAGGCGTagaagatttgatgaaagataACGAGATTTGGATGGATACCTTGATGCAGAAACAAGTTAagcttgatgatgataaaaTGAAGGATCCAGTCATCAGATCTGCGGAGTTGGATGAAAGGGGTAAAAAATTGCAGATGACTGTGAGTGACATGAACCTATCAGTTCTCACCAAGCATTTGGCTGATATACGTTGTTCAATGCTCTTTAGGTTCTCAGACTAGTTAATAAGAAAGCACCTCGAAGACCTCGACCATCAACAGCGACAACATCAACCACCTTGGCATCACCAACGGACCATGGTCCAGAAGTTACggaatcaactcactctgaaCCTGATCTGGCGGAAccttccaccacctcaacaactCTAGCCTCACCGACCGACAAAGGGCCAGAAGTGACTGAGGTGACTCAAGAGACAGGAGAAAAGATGGGTAAGACTTATACTCAAAAAAGTCAACCCTCGGATAAAGGTCCCGATCCACCAAAGCATGAGGAACTATAGTATATACAAAAGGAAAGCAGAGTAGAACTTAGATGGATTATCGATGCATGGTATATCGCTTTCAGCTTTATACATACACCTAACATCCAATTTATTTCTTCTCTGACTCCTGAGGACACTTGAATCCAAGCGACGCACAACGACTACATCCAATTCCTCGCTCAAAGCTCCCATCACACTAGAAACAGAGTTTTGATATCAGCGCCTGAACTTGCCGTATGGGTAAAATTTACCACTTACCTTTTTTTTGTCCTGTGAACAACAAAGACAGcttttcttgttcctttgGACCCTTTGACCGTTGACGAGTCGTGGTGAGCTGAATGCGGAAGGggatttctttttctgtgCCCGGCCCTTTTTGTTCAAGAAAGGTTCAATGGAAGCAGCGGGAAGGCCACGTTGTTGAGGAATGAAGAGGACATTCCTTGTGAAACAAGAGGCCATTGTATCGCTAACCTCCGTAGGGCCGGTAGATGACGATCCGCTTTCCGAAGTGATGTCAATGAGAGGAGGTGTAACCATATTGACAGGGATTTCGAACTCATCAATGAATCGCTGGAAAGACtcctgatccatcattgGACCCAAACCCATGGGCTCGGGGACAGGTGCCTCGTAGTTCTGTCCAGACTGACCTTGCATGTTTTGgatctcatcaatgaatCTCTGGAGAGACTCCTGATCCATAAATAGACCCGCATCAGTGGGCTCGGGGAGCTCTTGAACATTATCGATGGGCTGCTCCGGGAGGGTGACGATATTGGAGAGATCGGGGAACACTAAGGGTTCCTCGATGGGAATGAAAGGGTCATCACTGTCCGAGTTGTTACTCATTTCGACAGGATGTGCGGCTTCTGGTTGACCCGAAAGCCACCAGTTAAGATCATATTCAACGGTTCCAGGGGCCTGCTCCACTTGGGAGACACCTTGAGTCTCTGGGAGAATGATAAATTCACTCGGGTCCAAGATGTGATTTTGAACATGACGCGGGGTGATCCAACTGAAGTCGATTAAGCCCGGAAAATTGTAACAGACTTCATTTACATAATCGAAATGCTGTTGAAGTGTGATGTCGTCCCAAGACATCTTATCGAGATGCTTGATTGCGGTGGGGATTGTGATGTGTTATGTTTGGTGCAGCAACTGAGTTACTACACACGTAGAGGGTGGCGAAGGATTTGGAGTGTGATGGATGAACTGCTAGCAATGGAATCTCAAAACGCTATCTATATATCTTCGTTCAGCTTCTTGCCAATGCGTCTCTTTGCTTCATTTCGAGTCGGCTGAGAAACATAGTTGCGAATACCTATAACGCCGTGATCCTGTCCCAATCAATGATGTGTGATCCAGTACCAAATGTTCATCTAGTCAACCTCACTGTCTCACCAACAATGCAACAGAAAGTAGGGTTGATAGATGTTTCGAACGTGAGATATCCAAATCTATCTCATTTCCTACGGGTGCGTCTTGGAAGGTTATCGTGACATAATACGAAGGGATGAGCGGACAAGTGCCGAAGTGCCTAGTTCCCCTCTACCTGTATGACCAATCTGCGGTGTCATATTCCGCTAGGAGGTATGAGATGCGCACGATACTCGTACAGTAGATCAGCTGCAAAGATAATGGTAATTCGATTGATAAGATTCAGAGAATCGGATGATACAGTACTGTAGTAATTCTCCGAAATTAAGACTCACTTCACGTGCACGGACGAATATACATCAGACCAGCAGGGCGTCTCTCTGTACCTTGCTGCGTTTCACTACTGCCCTCCCTTCCCCACCGCGCTCCTTAACTCCCCCTTCCCAGCTCTCTTGCTCGGCTTGCtccttcacttccttcccCTCCCCCAATCCTCCTGTCTGCTCGCCCTGTTTCTCCCTGTTTCTCCTCGCTCCTTCTATATCTCCATACCTCTCTCCCCCaccctctctctctcctccCCTTATTGACATACTGCCTATGTTGTAATCGAATGTGCATGTTCCATTCCTGTATAAGTTGAGAGACTCGTAAGATATAAGAATGACACATCTCTACAACGGCTGATTACAGAGTCTCATCTTAGGGGAGAACGGGGAAAAGTGGGGGAAATTCTCCActtcaaaagtcaaaagtcaaaaaacCTTAAACCTTAAATGGTGAATTAATTGCCACTTGAATCGCATCACATCACATCGCATCGAAACGAAACTGCATCAGCTACAGTGACGATTGTACAGCGCATAGAATAGGACATGATGAGGTTGAAACAGATGCTATACGGTGATGTAATGA includes:
- a CDS encoding phosphoadenosine phosphosulfate reductase; translation: MSGNEVLTPQYTTEQIAQFNKELEGKSPQDILRWAIDNLDGLYQTTAFGLTGTAALDMISKISQEREEIHLVPLIFIDTLHHFTETVELSRTASENYLAELHTYKPLNATNPEDFAKEYGDKLWEKDEASYDYLVKVEPAARAYKELNVKAVITGRRRSQGDDRSNLTVLEVDERGLIKVNPLITWSYKDVKKYIDDENVPYNPLLDQGYKSIGDVHSTAPPDPNAADAGERSGRWQGKSKTECGLHTNYFEMKKKFEEKAKNGSA